The following coding sequences lie in one Bacillus oleivorans genomic window:
- a CDS encoding DUF72 domain-containing protein produces MIYIGLAGWGDHDSLYPGHITAKGKLKEYASHFPIVEVDASFYAIQKEATVAKWTEDTPDGFRFIVKAYQGITGHNRGELPFSSKEEMVEVFKASLKPYAESNKLAMVLFQFPPWFSCSKDNVTYLRWCREQMGEWPVALEFRHQSWFLPNMREKTLDFMKKEGWIHSICDEPQVGMGSVPAVLTPTHSEKTLIRFHGRNTAGWQKKQDVNWREVRYLYRYSEEELLEWKQYLSELEKTSEDIYVIFNNNSGGDAADNGKMMIELMDLCYEELHDRQLDIFSDFL; encoded by the coding sequence ATGATATACATTGGCTTAGCGGGCTGGGGGGATCATGATAGTTTGTACCCTGGGCATATTACAGCTAAAGGTAAATTAAAGGAATACGCTTCTCATTTTCCGATTGTTGAGGTGGATGCTTCTTTTTATGCGATTCAGAAGGAAGCTACGGTTGCCAAGTGGACTGAGGATACGCCAGATGGCTTTCGGTTTATTGTAAAAGCGTACCAAGGGATAACGGGACATAATAGAGGAGAGCTACCATTTTCGTCAAAAGAGGAAATGGTTGAGGTGTTTAAGGCTTCGTTAAAACCATATGCAGAAAGTAATAAGCTTGCGATGGTATTATTTCAGTTTCCGCCGTGGTTTAGCTGTTCGAAAGATAATGTCACCTATTTGCGTTGGTGTAGGGAACAAATGGGTGAGTGGCCAGTGGCGCTTGAGTTTAGGCATCAGTCCTGGTTTCTTCCCAATATGCGTGAAAAAACATTAGACTTTATGAAAAAAGAAGGGTGGATTCATAGTATTTGTGATGAGCCCCAGGTGGGGATGGGATCTGTCCCGGCAGTCCTGACGCCGACTCATTCAGAAAAAACCTTAATTCGTTTTCATGGCCGAAATACAGCAGGGTGGCAGAAAAAACAGGATGTAAATTGGCGTGAGGTGCGCTATTTGTACCGGTATAGCGAAGAGGAATTATTGGAATGGAAACAATATTTAAGTGAATTGGAGAAAACGAGCGAAGATATCTATGTCATTTTTAATAATAATTCGGGCGGAGACGCTGCAGATAATGGGAAAATGATGATAGAACTCATGGACCTTTGCTACGAAGAGCTTCATGATCGTCAGCTTGATATTTTTAGTGATTTTCTATAA
- a CDS encoding FtsK/SpoIIIE domain-containing protein, whose protein sequence is MLEWMIPLAVGTLAIVTKAPNKSDRKKIETIMRNVNYGVRKTKGEEETFLYPTYKKKQKLFDGYNHIGMRYFYTIPLGLPATKLAKMEKEVKVFTDGLQKPVEVAYKKGLLQFSVYDEEIPEMFPYEALPDKEGWFAPIGKRFDGLVWHNFDHVPHMTVAGTTRFGKTVFLKVLMTYLIEHHPDDIELYLIDLKGGLEFGPYERLKQVRRVASNAEEGALLLTEIHERMERMYRYFRTNGWTNVIDTPEQKRIFIIVDEAAQLAPEKWMTKEQKDLLGMCQYFLGEITRIGGALGFREVFCTQYPTADTLPRSVKQNSDAKVSFRLPSGYASQVAIDDYGAEELPSDIKGRALFKTHELREMQVPYISDKEMKARLKQWEVKNHDPHHAPKNEEQTGEDTFYIR, encoded by the coding sequence ATGCTTGAATGGATGATACCTTTAGCAGTCGGAACCCTTGCCATTGTTACGAAAGCCCCTAATAAATCCGATAGAAAGAAAATCGAAACAATCATGAGGAATGTCAATTATGGAGTTAGAAAAACAAAGGGAGAGGAAGAAACTTTTCTATACCCGACATACAAGAAAAAACAAAAACTCTTTGACGGGTATAATCACATAGGTATGAGATACTTCTACACCATTCCTTTAGGCTTACCAGCGACCAAACTAGCCAAGATGGAAAAAGAGGTTAAAGTATTTACGGACGGATTACAAAAACCTGTAGAGGTTGCCTATAAAAAAGGATTGCTTCAATTCTCGGTATATGATGAAGAGATTCCAGAAATGTTCCCATATGAAGCACTACCCGATAAAGAAGGTTGGTTTGCTCCTATCGGTAAAAGGTTTGACGGGTTAGTTTGGCATAACTTTGACCACGTTCCCCATATGACAGTAGCTGGAACAACAAGGTTTGGAAAAACAGTCTTTCTAAAAGTGTTAATGACCTATCTCATTGAACATCATCCAGACGATATAGAGCTTTATTTAATCGATTTAAAAGGTGGGTTAGAGTTTGGACCTTATGAACGATTAAAACAAGTTAGAAGGGTAGCCAGTAACGCGGAGGAAGGGGCATTACTGCTAACCGAGATTCATGAACGGATGGAAAGAATGTACAGATATTTCCGTACTAATGGCTGGACAAATGTAATAGACACTCCTGAACAAAAACGTATTTTCATTATTGTAGACGAAGCCGCGCAGCTGGCCCCGGAAAAATGGATGACCAAAGAGCAAAAAGATTTACTCGGCATGTGCCAATACTTCTTAGGAGAAATCACCCGTATAGGTGGGGCTTTAGGCTTTAGAGAGGTCTTTTGTACCCAATACCCTACAGCTGACACCCTGCCGCGCTCTGTAAAGCAAAATTCGGATGCTAAAGTGTCATTCCGGCTACCGTCTGGGTATGCTTCGCAAGTCGCTATAGATGATTATGGAGCCGAAGAACTACCAAGTGATATTAAAGGGAGAGCCTTATTCAAAACCCACGAATTACGAGAAATGCAAGTGCCTTACATTAGCGATAAAGAAATGAAGGCTAGACTGAAACAATGGGAGGTAAAGAATCATGATCCTCACCATGCACCAAAAAATGAAGAACAGACAGGAGAGGATACTTTCTACATTAGATAG
- a CDS encoding bifunctional metallophosphatase/5'-nucleotidase gives MEVIHFYHINDLHSHFETWPKISRFLHEKRREHENRSQQVFIFDIGDHMDRVHPFTEATLGKCNVELLNEANVDFVTIGNNEGITLPFEALDDLYANADFQVLIGNLFYNDNTRPTWVKPYHIQETKEGTKIGFVGLTVYFSKFYQELGWRISEPLEELAKIVAQIKGKADVLVLLSHLGIHEDEEIARRFPEIDVIMGGHTHHIFEHGKIENQSLLACAGKHGNYIGHIQLVLEGHSIQSKTAKLIDINDIPQKNQDDKAIQYWQNKGEELLQQVVVTLPRTLPSNWQKETELSRLLAEGLKEWCKADAAILNCGLFLKDLHKGPVTKLDIHQLLPHPINPCTVWINGQELIEVIKQATEEKWMNWVLKGLGFRGKVMGSFLYAGIHIVDEDSYHKKFWMNGRPIDPDKEYKIATIDMFTFGPFFPEVFRAEKKEYDVAHMLRDIMEWQLYRTFS, from the coding sequence GTGGAGGTCATCCATTTTTATCATATAAATGATTTACATAGTCATTTTGAAACATGGCCTAAAATTTCGAGATTTTTGCACGAGAAAAGAAGAGAGCATGAAAACAGGTCTCAGCAAGTTTTTATATTTGATATCGGGGATCATATGGACCGCGTACACCCCTTTACAGAAGCGACCTTAGGCAAATGCAATGTTGAGCTCTTAAATGAAGCGAACGTTGATTTTGTTACAATTGGCAATAATGAGGGGATTACTCTTCCTTTCGAAGCGTTAGATGATCTCTATGCAAATGCCGATTTTCAAGTTTTAATAGGCAATTTATTTTATAACGATAACACCCGTCCGACATGGGTAAAGCCCTATCACATACAAGAAACGAAAGAGGGTACAAAAATTGGTTTCGTCGGCTTAACTGTTTATTTTTCAAAGTTTTATCAGGAGCTGGGCTGGAGAATCAGCGAACCGTTAGAAGAGCTTGCTAAAATCGTAGCTCAAATTAAAGGAAAGGCGGATGTCCTCGTTCTATTATCTCATTTAGGGATTCATGAAGATGAAGAAATCGCCCGAAGATTTCCGGAGATTGATGTAATTATGGGCGGGCACACCCACCATATCTTTGAACACGGAAAAATTGAAAACCAGTCGCTGCTTGCCTGTGCAGGGAAGCATGGAAATTATATCGGGCATATCCAATTGGTTTTGGAAGGTCACTCGATTCAATCGAAAACAGCAAAACTCATTGATATAAATGATATTCCACAGAAAAACCAAGATGACAAGGCGATCCAATACTGGCAAAACAAAGGAGAAGAACTGCTCCAGCAAGTGGTTGTAACCCTTCCGCGAACCTTGCCTAGCAATTGGCAAAAGGAAACAGAGCTATCCCGTTTATTGGCAGAAGGGTTAAAGGAATGGTGTAAGGCCGATGCAGCTATTCTTAATTGCGGATTATTTCTAAAAGATTTACATAAAGGACCTGTTACCAAGCTTGATATTCATCAGCTCCTCCCGCATCCTATTAACCCTTGCACCGTCTGGATTAATGGCCAAGAGCTCATCGAGGTGATCAAGCAGGCCACGGAAGAAAAGTGGATGAATTGGGTTTTGAAAGGGCTTGGATTCCGGGGTAAGGTGATGGGGAGCTTTTTATACGCAGGTATTCATATTGTCGATGAGGATTCTTATCATAAAAAGTTTTGGATGAATGGACGCCCGATTGATCCGGATAAAGAGTATAAAATTGCAACGATTGATATGTTTACGTTTGGCCCATTTTTCCCCGAAGTCTTTCGGGCAGAAAAGAAAGAGTATGATGTAGCTCATATGCTTCGCGATATTATGGAGTGGCAATTATACCGAACATTTTCTTAA
- a CDS encoding HD-GYP domain-containing protein, with the protein MRLLSVRAVKPGMKLATPVKNEKNKTLVNKGIALTERMIKRLVELNIRYVYIDDEVSKGIEPVETISFAIRRKATSTIESTFRDITKKNQRHGTIVVEKATKPFKGIISELLKSIKGNQDIVTLMNDVIVYDEYIFSHSFNVTLYSLAVGIELKLSSNELELLGLGAILHDVGKMTVPTEILLKPGRLTDEEFEEVKKHAESGFQILRNIHTVPLVAAHCAYQHHERLDGSGYPRGLRDKEIHQLAKIIAVADVFDAVTSNRVYRGAMLPHEGLEVLYSGSGQLFDKNVVNAFRKAVAVYPIGISVTLNDGKKGIVSGYHHGLSERPILRIIEENGVQLSQPYSLDLKERKDLMIQKCGEDAS; encoded by the coding sequence ATGAGATTATTATCAGTGCGTGCGGTCAAGCCGGGAATGAAATTAGCGACACCTGTGAAAAACGAAAAGAATAAAACATTAGTAAATAAAGGTATTGCTCTTACCGAAAGAATGATTAAAAGATTAGTAGAGTTGAATATACGGTATGTTTATATAGATGACGAAGTCTCAAAGGGAATTGAACCGGTCGAAACAATTTCATTTGCTATTAGAAGAAAAGCAACGAGTACAATTGAATCCACCTTTCGGGATATAACGAAAAAGAATCAGCGGCATGGAACCATTGTAGTAGAAAAAGCGACAAAGCCGTTCAAAGGAATTATTTCTGAGCTATTAAAATCGATAAAAGGGAATCAGGATATCGTTACCTTAATGAATGATGTGATTGTTTATGATGAATATATATTCAGTCATTCTTTTAATGTGACCCTTTATTCTTTAGCGGTTGGAATTGAGCTTAAGCTCTCCAGCAATGAGCTGGAACTTCTTGGCTTAGGAGCAATCCTCCATGACGTTGGTAAGATGACGGTTCCAACGGAGATTTTACTAAAACCTGGTCGGCTGACGGATGAAGAGTTTGAGGAAGTTAAAAAGCATGCGGAAAGCGGGTTTCAAATTTTAAGAAATATACATACTGTACCTCTAGTAGCGGCTCATTGTGCCTATCAGCATCATGAGCGGTTAGATGGATCAGGTTATCCTCGCGGTCTGAGGGATAAAGAGATCCATCAATTAGCGAAAATTATTGCGGTAGCGGATGTATTCGATGCAGTCACTTCAAACCGGGTTTATCGGGGTGCTATGCTGCCGCATGAAGGACTTGAAGTTTTATATTCCGGTTCTGGCCAATTATTTGATAAAAATGTAGTCAATGCCTTCAGAAAAGCTGTTGCTGTGTATCCAATTGGGATTTCTGTTACACTTAATGATGGGAAAAAGGGAATTGTGAGCGGGTATCACCACGGTCTAAGTGAAAGACCTATTTTAAGAATTATTGAGGAAAATGGAGTGCAGCTGTCTCAGCCATATTCGCTAGATTTAAAAGAACGAAAGGATTTAATGATCCAGAAGTGTGGAGAAGACGCTTCTTAA
- a CDS encoding YunC family protein yields the protein MINLSPIQIEGHTFLAVSVQLPKTNLLAVTSDKGYIMCGALDVALLNEKLRDRKIIAGRAVGVKTIDQLLEAPLESVTAEAEKLGIHKGMPGKAAMLKMV from the coding sequence ATGATTAATCTTTCACCGATTCAGATTGAAGGCCATACCTTTTTAGCGGTTTCTGTTCAATTGCCAAAAACCAATCTTTTAGCTGTTACTTCAGATAAAGGCTATATCATGTGTGGTGCCCTTGACGTTGCGCTATTAAACGAAAAGCTGAGGGACAGAAAAATCATTGCTGGCCGTGCTGTGGGTGTCAAAACCATTGATCAGCTATTAGAGGCTCCGCTTGAATCTGTGACAGCCGAAGCTGAAAAACTTGGAATTCATAAAGGAATGCCAGGCAAGGCAGCCATGTTAAAAATGGTTTAA
- a CDS encoding phage holin family protein, producing METLIFGFDIKSVVGNNIWHLALGLVAFDIATGLLAAGVEKKINSSINFVGLIKKAGIFVALAFLVFVDAFINADGYIIQIGVWGIVVYEGLSIIENFSRIGINLNFLTKYFDPNKVGKGDK from the coding sequence ATGGAAACGCTAATTTTTGGATTTGACATAAAATCAGTCGTAGGAAATAACATATGGCATCTAGCCTTAGGGCTAGTTGCTTTTGATATTGCAACAGGTTTATTAGCAGCAGGAGTGGAAAAGAAAATCAACAGTTCCATCAATTTTGTAGGTTTAATTAAAAAAGCAGGAATATTCGTAGCGCTCGCTTTTTTAGTGTTTGTTGATGCTTTTATTAATGCAGACGGATACATTATTCAAATAGGTGTATGGGGCATTGTTGTGTATGAAGGATTAAGTATCATTGAGAATTTCTCTAGGATTGGCATTAACCTTAATTTCCTGACCAAGTATTTTGACCCTAATAAGGTAGGGAAAGGTGATAAGTAA
- a CDS encoding helix-turn-helix transcriptional regulator, with amino-acid sequence MKPITNTAKFKIKIIEAGISQTELAEEFKVSKQTVNGWVAGRIAPTLNTALRIAKRLNCSVNDLWEYNPES; translated from the coding sequence GTGAAACCAATAACAAACACAGCCAAATTTAAAATAAAAATTATTGAAGCTGGCATTAGCCAAACAGAGCTAGCAGAGGAATTTAAAGTATCTAAGCAAACGGTAAATGGATGGGTAGCTGGTAGAATAGCCCCCACCCTTAATACAGCTTTGAGAATAGCTAAACGGTTGAATTGTAGTGTAAATGATTTATGGGAATATAATCCCGAGTCGTAG
- a CDS encoding Na+/H+ antiporter NhaC family protein — MTSSIFSLLPPILAIIMVLITKRVLLSLGIGIVSAAFLLAIDAADGFGAVAAESLSIIWTSFSSIFYAEGELNTWYVYILLFIVLLGMITAFILVSGGSRAFGEWALSKVKTRKGAQVMTAIFGILIFIDDYFNSLAVGQVSRPITDRHRVSRAKLAYLIDSTAAPVCVVSPVSSWGAYIVAAIATILADNEITGFTAFSAYLGTIPMNFYVWVTLAIVFIIAIRQTDFGPMRVHEQRAIETGEVFDPEKPIPGEVKQDLPVNQRGTVADLILPIIGLVIGTVGAMIWTGYQTAGTADIFAVFENTDVALSLLVGGLVGLAVTLILFFIHAGKKNVQGKTAIPVILEGIKSMLPAVYILVFAWIIAALIGKLQTGEYLAAVVEDLNISVGLLPVIIFIIAGIMAFATGSSWGSFGILLPIAGEIASATSVEILIPTFAAVLAGSVLGDHSSPISDTTILSSTGAASNHLDHFATQLPYVLVAGVISALGFLVLGLTGSTVLGLLTCAVLLIVLLFILPKPIQTKQNAIEQ; from the coding sequence ATGACTTCATCGATTTTTTCTTTATTACCGCCAATATTGGCGATTATTATGGTACTGATTACAAAGAGAGTCCTGCTTTCTTTAGGAATCGGAATTGTCAGTGCTGCATTTTTATTAGCCATTGATGCTGCTGATGGCTTTGGTGCGGTTGCAGCAGAATCCCTTTCAATCATCTGGACATCATTTTCGTCTATCTTTTATGCAGAGGGGGAACTGAACACTTGGTATGTGTATATCTTGCTGTTCATTGTACTATTAGGGATGATTACAGCCTTCATTCTAGTTTCGGGCGGAAGCAGAGCCTTTGGTGAATGGGCTTTATCCAAAGTGAAAACTAGAAAAGGCGCTCAAGTTATGACCGCAATTTTCGGTATTCTTATTTTTATTGATGATTATTTTAATAGCTTAGCGGTTGGCCAGGTTTCTCGTCCGATTACAGACAGGCATCGGGTATCACGTGCAAAATTAGCCTATTTAATTGACTCAACTGCTGCACCTGTATGTGTTGTATCACCTGTTTCAAGCTGGGGAGCTTATATAGTTGCAGCTATTGCGACCATCTTAGCTGATAACGAAATAACCGGGTTCACAGCATTTTCGGCTTATTTAGGAACCATACCAATGAATTTCTATGTTTGGGTAACCTTAGCGATTGTGTTTATTATTGCAATCAGACAAACCGATTTTGGCCCAATGAGAGTTCATGAACAGCGTGCTATCGAAACAGGAGAAGTATTTGATCCGGAAAAGCCGATTCCCGGGGAAGTAAAACAAGACTTGCCTGTCAATCAAAGAGGAACAGTTGCTGACTTAATCTTACCCATTATCGGACTTGTCATTGGTACAGTTGGAGCGATGATATGGACTGGTTATCAGACGGCCGGGACTGCTGATATTTTTGCTGTTTTTGAAAATACGGATGTAGCACTATCTTTACTAGTTGGTGGTCTTGTAGGTCTAGCTGTTACTTTAATCCTTTTCTTCATCCATGCCGGTAAGAAGAATGTACAGGGAAAAACGGCTATTCCTGTGATTTTAGAAGGGATCAAATCAATGCTGCCAGCTGTATATATTTTAGTGTTTGCCTGGATTATCGCAGCTCTAATTGGAAAACTTCAGACAGGAGAATATTTAGCGGCTGTTGTAGAAGATCTAAACATTAGTGTTGGATTGCTGCCTGTCATTATCTTTATCATTGCGGGTATTATGGCGTTTGCCACAGGATCCAGCTGGGGTTCATTTGGAATCCTCCTGCCGATAGCAGGAGAAATTGCTTCAGCTACAAGTGTTGAAATCTTAATTCCAACTTTTGCTGCCGTATTAGCCGGTTCTGTTCTTGGCGACCATTCTTCACCAATCTCAGATACGACGATTCTTTCTTCAACAGGAGCTGCAAGCAACCATCTAGACCACTTTGCAACCCAATTACCATACGTTTTAGTAGCCGGTGTAATTTCAGCTTTAGGATTTTTAGTGTTAGGGTTAACTGGAAGTACTGTATTAGGACTATTGACATGTGCGGTTCTATTAATTGTCCTTTTATTTATTCTTCCAAAACCAATCCAAACAAAACAAAATGCAATAGAACAATAA
- a CDS encoding peptidoglycan recognition protein family protein, protein MNIIQDLIPGYKAYSMTPKYITVHTTRNLSKGANARMHSKYLKGTDTTQKSWHLTVDDKEVIQHIPFDVNGWHAGDGQGKGNRQSIGIEICENEDGDFDKAVENAIELIRYLMNKFNISIENVVPHKHWSGKYCPVRLLPKWNEFIKKIEGKKVAKQVSAFNPSSQTVKQETKELLHQLYKNGVLSADWSARIDELTDSDVIGLLVTAINRKKLLP, encoded by the coding sequence ATGAACATTATCCAAGACTTAATTCCTGGATATAAAGCCTACTCCATGACCCCTAAATACATCACCGTACACACAACGAGAAACTTAAGTAAAGGTGCCAATGCCCGTATGCACAGTAAATATTTAAAAGGCACGGACACTACTCAAAAATCCTGGCACTTAACTGTTGATGATAAAGAAGTGATTCAACACATTCCATTCGATGTAAACGGATGGCATGCTGGGGATGGGCAAGGAAAAGGTAATCGACAATCCATCGGTATTGAAATATGCGAAAATGAGGATGGGGATTTTGATAAGGCTGTAGAAAATGCTATTGAGTTAATCCGGTATCTCATGAACAAATTTAATATTTCGATTGAAAATGTGGTTCCTCATAAACATTGGAGTGGTAAGTATTGCCCGGTGAGGTTACTCCCAAAATGGAATGAATTTATTAAGAAAATCGAAGGGAAGAAGGTGGCGAAGCAAGTGAGTGCATTTAATCCATCTTCACAAACAGTCAAGCAAGAGACAAAAGAATTGCTCCATCAACTCTATAAAAATGGTGTGTTATCGGCAGATTGGTCAGCTCGGATTGATGAATTAACGGACTCAGATGTGATTGGTCTATTAGTGACCGCCATAAATAGAAAGAAGCTACTCCCTTGA
- a CDS encoding replication-relaxation family protein, translating to MSTSQIQEIHRLGKRPNTLRILKEMEPYLHKKPFHERNGEHVYYLNSLGRDVIGSTKERKWSAEVIEHYLMRNDFYINLGMPSTFEIEREIVLELREGLSYREEVIRCDALYKREGVYYFLEVDRTQSMSENKKKIERYKKASEVINKKFKQAPVVVFYTASKLRKINIEKYLTKTGLKYEVYSKEDI from the coding sequence ATGAGTACGTCACAGATTCAAGAAATCCATCGGTTAGGGAAACGCCCCAATACTCTAAGAATCCTAAAAGAAATGGAGCCTTACCTACACAAGAAGCCTTTCCATGAGAGAAACGGAGAACATGTCTATTATTTAAACTCCCTGGGACGTGATGTAATAGGCAGCACAAAGGAAAGAAAATGGTCTGCCGAAGTCATAGAACACTATCTCATGAGAAATGATTTCTATATTAATTTAGGGATGCCTAGCACGTTCGAGATTGAGCGAGAAATCGTTTTAGAACTAAGGGAGGGGTTATCCTACCGAGAGGAAGTCATACGCTGTGATGCCCTGTATAAGCGTGAGGGAGTGTATTACTTTTTAGAGGTAGATCGTACTCAATCTATGAGTGAGAATAAAAAGAAAATCGAGAGATACAAAAAAGCTTCAGAGGTGATTAATAAGAAATTCAAGCAAGCACCTGTCGTTGTTTTTTATACCGCTAGCAAATTACGGAAGATTAATATAGAGAAGTATTTAACGAAAACAGGATTAAAGTACGAGGTCTATTCTAAAGAAGATATATAA
- a CDS encoding nuclease-related domain-containing protein yields the protein MIVKGRKFPLEIKALTVLRTRILQGHPQRKNIEDRIATKKAGYYGEKEVDYFTSLLPNEKFNIFQDLRLPNKNSFFQIDSLLITPNYALLLEVKNIQGQLYFDPVSNQFTRKFNGVESRFTEPILQSRRLKYQLHEWMKLHKMPDMPIEYLFVNSNPTAIFNFPDNKHPFYDRIIHADYLLEKISEFDRKYKQSVITPKQIQLIRSNLINEHTESKADVLKKFSIDKSDIITGVQCPNCRKIPMERINTAWLCSLCQHQSKVAHIPTLEEYVLLFGPYITNKSLREFLNLKSRYVTKRILISSTQESTGKNKGKVYKKYN from the coding sequence ATGATAGTAAAAGGAAGAAAATTTCCATTAGAAATCAAAGCTTTAACAGTATTGCGTACTCGAATACTTCAAGGTCATCCTCAACGAAAAAATATCGAGGATCGAATTGCTACAAAGAAGGCAGGATATTATGGTGAAAAAGAAGTGGACTATTTCACTAGTTTATTACCAAATGAAAAATTCAATATTTTTCAGGATCTAAGACTTCCAAATAAAAATTCTTTCTTTCAAATTGATAGCCTCCTCATCACCCCAAATTATGCTCTCCTCTTAGAAGTGAAAAATATTCAGGGACAACTATACTTCGATCCAGTTTCTAACCAGTTTACTCGTAAATTTAATGGTGTAGAGAGTCGGTTTACGGAGCCTATACTTCAATCAAGAAGATTGAAGTATCAGCTGCATGAGTGGATGAAGTTACATAAAATGCCGGATATGCCGATTGAGTATTTATTTGTTAATAGCAATCCTACTGCAATTTTTAATTTCCCTGACAACAAACACCCATTCTACGACCGAATCATTCACGCTGATTATTTACTTGAAAAAATCTCTGAATTTGATCGTAAATATAAACAGTCTGTGATTACTCCTAAACAAATTCAATTAATCAGATCCAATTTAATAAATGAACATACAGAGAGTAAAGCTGATGTTCTGAAGAAATTTAGTATTGATAAATCAGATATAATTACAGGTGTACAATGCCCAAATTGCAGGAAGATTCCTATGGAAAGAATAAATACTGCCTGGTTATGTTCATTATGTCAGCATCAATCCAAAGTTGCGCATATACCAACATTGGAAGAGTACGTCCTTCTTTTTGGTCCTTACATTACAAATAAATCACTTAGAGAATTTTTAAACTTAAAATCAAGGTATGTTACTAAAAGGATATTGATTTCTTCAACACAAGAATCGACAGGAAAAAATAAAGGGAAAGTGTATAAAAAATATAATTAA
- the yunB gene encoding sporulation protein YunB, with product MSLLRGKKPRRGPLPFRHVFIITFIFFIVTTSISFWLIDKGLTPTLLSYAELKTKQIGTAVINKAVNKKIADSIELNNMVEQQESSKTLNLEIANRIGTEITSLIQTNLNAAESGDLQSLQSLTDVEIEFEESSTSEGIVFLVPLGQATNNTLFGNLGPKIPIRFYATGNVVSEVKFKTEEYGINNATHLVYLDLAVDIQIIMPFQTKVTTIKQEVPIGWTTDPGDVPQFYGPSNGDGTSPSIELPVEP from the coding sequence TTGAGTTTACTGCGAGGAAAAAAGCCGAGAAGAGGGCCCTTGCCTTTTCGTCATGTTTTTATCATCACCTTTATCTTTTTTATCGTTACCACTTCGATTAGCTTTTGGCTGATAGATAAAGGTTTGACCCCAACGCTTTTGAGTTATGCAGAATTAAAAACAAAACAAATCGGAACAGCAGTTATAAATAAAGCTGTTAATAAAAAAATTGCGGATTCTATTGAGCTCAATAATATGGTGGAACAACAAGAATCCTCTAAAACACTAAACCTAGAAATAGCAAATCGAATTGGAACCGAAATAACCAGTCTGATTCAAACGAATTTAAATGCAGCAGAAAGCGGAGACCTTCAATCATTACAATCGCTTACAGATGTAGAAATTGAATTTGAGGAATCCAGTACAAGTGAAGGCATCGTCTTTTTAGTTCCATTAGGCCAAGCCACCAATAATACTTTATTCGGTAACTTGGGACCGAAAATACCGATTCGTTTTTACGCAACAGGTAATGTTGTATCTGAAGTTAAATTTAAGACGGAAGAATATGGAATTAATAATGCGACCCATTTGGTCTATCTGGACTTAGCAGTTGATATCCAAATAATTATGCCATTTCAAACTAAGGTTACGACGATCAAGCAAGAAGTACCAATCGGATGGACAACGGATCCGGGAGATGTACCTCAGTTTTATGGCCCAAGTAATGGTGATGGAACGAGCCCTTCTATTGAACTCCCTGTGGAACCGTGA
- a CDS encoding helix-turn-helix domain-containing protein translates to MALRKGRCRLQELLGDMTQTEFARRMKVADSTVSRWIKNEREMSYENAVLAARILGCHAEDFYIWIEVQKGKRQ, encoded by the coding sequence ATGGCACTCCGTAAAGGGAGATGCCGTTTGCAGGAACTACTAGGTGATATGACCCAAACAGAGTTTGCTCGGCGAATGAAGGTCGCCGATTCTACTGTTTCTCGCTGGATTAAAAATGAGAGAGAAATGAGTTACGAGAACGCAGTTTTAGCAGCTCGAATATTAGGTTGTCACGCTGAAGATTTTTACATATGGATTGAAGTCCAAAAAGGCAAACGGCAATAG